ATATCCGCAAAGGCTTCGATGCTCCCAGCTATATGCTCTGCCAGGGCATTAGCCGATTCATTGGCTGATTTAAGCAGAAGGGCGTAGAGACAGTCCTTGACCGAGAGCACATCCCCTTCGTCAATTCCGGCATTGCTACTATCAGCTTCTACGTTATATACGGCATTGTGGGAAAATGTCACCATTTCATCCAAATCGCAGTTTTCGATTACAATCAGTGCAGTCATGACCTTCGTAATGCTGGCCGGATAATACTGTTCGTGTATGTTCTGGCCCCAAAGCACGGTTCCTGTGTCAGCATCCATTAGAATGGCTCCCTGAGCCTGGGTCGATGCGCTGGAGGGCCACTCAGGTGCTGCCCAGGCATTGGAAAAAGAAAATACAGAGAACGTAAAGCATAGGAAATATAGCAAAATTCTTTTTGTAAATTGAGTCATATTGAATAATTTCTCCATAAATTTGATTAAGTTTTGAAACCCTTAGTTTGAAAAATATAGGTTATAATATTAGAGATATTAAAAAGTAATAAAACATTATTTTTAACTATGAGAGGGTGAAGAAATCTCTATAAAAACAACGCTTCTTTGATAAGTCTTAAGGCTGAAGGCATCTTGATGATCTTTTAGCCATTGATTTATATATACCCTACCTTTCAGGGCGTGTCAAGTGCAGGCGATATTTTTCTGTCTTGAACACAATTATGATGGCTTAACTGAACAATTACTTATTTCGTCTTATAACCATTCCGATCCTCTTCATTATAAGAACTCACTGACTTGCAATATCGCAGGCAATCATCCATTTCTACTTCCATCATTTCTTTGACGGTTCCACTGAGTATATCTTTTAGTGTATCTCAAAAATCCTGAGTGAATTCTATGTCATACTCCTCAAGAAACTGCCGGATAATGTTGCTTTTTTATCTGTCACTTGTACTTTTTCTACAGCTTTCTTTTCTATAGCCATAAAAAAGGTCTTCTATGTTTGGTGTGCTCCCTGTCAAGAAGACCTTTAAAAACCATATTTACAGAAAAACTCTTCCCGAACCTTCACTATTATTGTGTGTAAAATCACGTAATTTGTAATATATTTATAAGATTTTAACACATTCAAAACGGCTATTCTATATTTACCCGATTCTTCATTATATAACTGAAACAATATTTCAATTGCAAGATCCCTGATTTCTCTTATCCCATCACAATCTAACAGTCCAAATCGTGTATGCGAAATACCTCCATTTGATGTCGCCTCAATAGATTGAAACTCAAATTGTAAAATCCATTTACAATAATATATTATCAAAACTGCTACATTGGAACTATTGGTTTGATGATAATAATCAATGAATTGTTTTAACAGATTAAATTCAGATTTATAATTATAATAATGTGATTTTTTGTCAATGGAAAGTTGTGACTTCAATAGAAAATAAAAGTCCATTGGCTGTTCCGTATTTCGCTTTAAATGGAATAACAGTAATTGAATCGCATCATCAAATTCATCTGCTCTCTTAAACCCAGCAATCATCCGAAGAAATTCAGATTTTATATTTTCATTATTACTTTTGCTCTCAAAATCATACATCAAAAAATCTTCATGTATTTCTGGCAACTGTTCTATTTGCTGTTTTATGAAATGTAAGGTTTCCGTTTTAACTGCAACATAGAATGCAGACAAAAATTCCATCTGCACTTTCTTGTTCTTAGTACTAAAATACCCCCACGACTTCTTCATTTCTGAAAAATCATACTGCTGCAGCTCATTTGAATAAAACAAATTCATTAGTGTGTTAAACGCATACACAATTCTCCCTCTATATTTAGGAAAGCAAATGTTCATCGCATCCGAAATTCGAATATATTTACTTTTATAAAACACCAAAAAAAGCAGATAATTACTCAACGCCTGTTCACTAGATTTAACTGCCAAATCTTTATATATATCAACAATCTCCAATTTATGCAGTTCAAAATAAGCATCCTTTATTTCATTTTCTGAGATATTATTTGTTGCTGCCAGCTTATATATTATATGTTCTGAATCATCTAATCTTATAGAATCAAATAAGGCTAACAATGCCCCTGTAATGACTAATGCCCTACCCATTTTATCAACAATGTCCTGATAATAAAAATCATAAATATCGATAATATTATTTAGATTGCCTACTTTTTTTTCCATTAGGCTAGTGGCTGCCATAATTGCAAGACGCATATTTCCGCCACTCACCTTAACGATACGTTCAATGCAATCACTATTTAGCACCCCAAATTCCTGCTTTAATATTTCTTTTATATTATTGTCAGAAAGTGGCTTTAGCTCATATGTTTGCGGCAGCACCTGTTTCTTAATGCGTATTAAAATATCATTATACGCATAGTCACGTACCGTTATAATTAACTTCGTCCTATATTTTCGACTTTTATTAATGCAAATATCCAGAAGATGCGAGAGATGTGCTAGCATATTTGCATCATCTACAAAAACGCAATAATCAACCTCATCAACAAAATGTGCTTTCAGATCCTCATAAATCGGTTCACCATTCTGCTTAACACAGCGAAATACATAATTGTTTTTCTTCGAAAATTCTCTTCCAACCTCCAAGGCTAATCTAGTTTTACCCGCACCTGATTTACCGCTAATAACCACAACGTCAGAACTATTTAAAAAATCTAGTACTTCGTTTTTTTCCTCCTCCCTACACAATAGCTGGTTGCTTAATGGAGTTGTAAATGCACTAGATTCTGATTTTTTTATAAACTCTACATCTTCTAAAATTTGATTTGTATCTATTGAAACATTCAAGTACTCTTTGGCCAAAGCTTGATATTTGTAATATAAGTCCTGTGATAACTCACCAATGCCAACTAACTTAACATTGCTAAACAATTCATGCAACACCTTATTCTCCCCTGCAGTTAATCTGGTTGATGTATGGCAACAAATGATTTGTTCAATATTCGATATATCAATCCCTGTTTTCCGCTTATCAAGACAGGATTCAATATCGGCTTTGATTTTGACAAAAGGACTGCTTTTTACCGTTCCATACATAAGTAAAACATACTTTCCATCTTCTGTCCGAGCATACGCATCTGGAGTTCCTTTTGTTGTTTTATCAGTTCCTAACTGAGCACCTAAGGGAGACCAGTTATCAACTCCATATTTACGATGCAGATAGCAATCAAGAAGTTTTTGGTAGCAACCACCCTCCATCTGTAAAATCCCATTTTGGATATCATTTATTTTCGACATGACAGTCTCCCCCAGAAACCAATTTTCCAATATTATAATATAAATTTGAAATAAACCATAGGAGGGCAAGCTAATCTTTTTTAATTAAATTGATTTTTGCGAGAATGTAATGAACTTTTTCATATATGTTCTAACCGTAGTTATATATTATCAAGCCTTAAATATCATATAATAGAAAAGGACATGAAAGTATCCACTCTCACATCCTCATTCATTACCGCCTATCTTCTAATCCTCTTTATTTATTTTTCGCTGTAACAGGACTATGGATTCTACGTTCCTTTGAACGAGAGTTTTATACTACATGGCAAAAGTAATTCCAATTTTCAACAGAGGGGTAGCTGATTTCCCCCATCTAGGAGCAGATTATTTTTTCCCTAATAAATAAAACTTCCAATTTTCTATTTCAATAATATCATTTGATATATCCACCTCCACTTCTTGTTGCTTTTTATACGATGCTTCAATCAACTCGTAAAGCAAATTAATATAATCACCCGATTTTGTCTGATTAACAATTTCACAAATATTAATAAATCGGTACCAATTACACCAGCAAGCCTCATTACTACTACTATGATCTATTGAAAATCGTGAAAAATGTCTTCCTATAACAAATAGTCTATAATGCCACTTCTCTTCAAATTCATACGATTTAAGATTAAAAGCATCTGCCTTCTCTTTATTACTACTTTCCTCTAACCATTTATGAACAGACTCTATCCATTTATTACTTGTACTAATGAAATTATTTTTCTTGCTATTTCTTTTAGAAAGAGAATCTCCAAATGGTTCCTGCCATTTCAATTGGAACATAGCCATGGTATTTGTCCCTTTATCAATTATTAAGGCATCTATATCTGTTATCCTCTTCTTATTAGCGTATATGTTTATATTCTTATCAATTTTCATAAATCCAACTCTGTCAGGAATTTTTTTATATAATTGTCGTCTAAATAATTCCTCTCGCCCATTATTTTCCCTATTCCAATCGTTTGGAAATCGATTTTGCAACTGTTGAAATAGAAACATAAATGGATCCACAAGAAAAGACAGGGAAACTCTCATTAATATCGTTTTTGATACTTTTAAAAACATAGGATATGAATGATTATGTGTATCTTTAAGTTTATCTAAATCATCCTTTTGAGTTGTTAAAATTCCAATAATTTTTCTTGCAGTCGTAATAGGTATATTTAAGGCATAATGCAATGTTAATGCATTATCCTCTTCCGTATGATAAACATCTACAATATCAATTAATTTTATTTCCGGATGCATTTCAATATGTAATTTACAAAATTCCAAATGTTTTAATGTAATGCCTATAAACGTAATTATTGCAGCAACATAATCTTTATATTCAACTTCACCAAATATTGCATTATCTTCAAAGTCTAAACATCCATAAAATTTAGAAGCCTTTTCAAGTGCTTTCTTTTCAAAATACCTATCAACCCTATCATCAGCATTATAACCTATAAACTTCTCATTATGGACAAATAGTAATTTCTTCATTATATTTTGTATTTCAGCAAAATCATCCTTGTACAATTCTACATTAGCTAATTTATCACAATAATTATAATAGTCTTCTAGTTCAAATCTTTCCATTGGATATTTATCAGTATTTAAAATAAATTGATATTTATAATCACCAATCTTGCTAAATCTTCCCAACTTATACTTGCACATATCCAGAAACTTTTCGATAGCTAATATTTTACTATAATAAATCAGCATCAATTCAACGTTTAATATTTCTTTATCTGTTAGACTAAAACCAGGATACCCCTCATTATCAAATTCCTTGTATGATAATTTTAAAATTGCTGGCCAAGCCTGAATCGCTAATGGATACCCTGTGGCTTTTTTTTGCTGAAATCCAGCATCTATATATTTCGCAAAAATAATTGTATAAATTAGAGAATCTTTATCTATATCATTTTTCATTTTTCGTTTTAAATTCCCTAAAAAGTGCTCTATATCTTCATATTCTTGTCTCCCACACATAATCATCTCCGCTACTGTTATCATAAATACTTCTATCTTTTGCCAAAATGTTCATTTACTTTACCCCACCTCAGTAAGAGTAAACATATTTCACTCCAACCAACTGTAAAAGAACACGTACATCTCCTGCTCAAATCCCGAAAACCTTTGATTTACTGCACTTTCCTCTCCAACAATACTACCGTCTCCACATGCGGTGAAATACAATTTTTATACTACATAGCAAAAGGGGTCAATTACCCCTTTATTATTGTTTAATATTTTATAGATGTGTGAATTATTCTGTTTCTTATACTCACTTCACTTTTTTCCACTCTTGAACTCTCTTATTTATACTCTAATATCAATAATATCTATTAATTTTTCATCCCTATTCAAAGTTGGTCACCATTATATATTTATTATCTATTATCTGAAACACATTTTACTGTTTATCATCCAATATATCAAACCAATTTTGATATATGTCACTAGTTCTCACACCTGTACTTTTACTTAAATTACATTTATCACATAACAATTGCAAATTTGACACATCATTTATGCCCCCTTGTTCTAAAGAAACGATATGATCATAATGCAGCCCCCGTTCCTCCATCACACTATATACTGAAGTCAAATCTCTCCTACAAAAAGTACACTTGCCTCTATCTCGATGAAACACTGCCCTCTCTACCCATTTAGGAGTATATACATGGGAGTATTCATTGTCATGAGTACGAGCTATATACTCATTAAACTTTAATAAAAACTCTCTGTTCAGAAATAATATATAAAACATCTCATGAGCGATCTTCTCCATTACAGCTTCATACCAACCCGTTAATTTTAATTCTCCCAAATATTCATATAAAATATCTTCTATCAGCTCTTCATCGCTATCCAATAACCACTCAGTAAATTGGGGTTCATGGTCAAAGTAAAACTTGAGTGCTTTATCTATTTGAAGAGTATATTCAGCCCCTTCTGACCATATAGCTCTAATAATATTCTGCTTTTTAAACTGTTCGTGTTTTTTTAACAAACCATGATATTTTTTATTTTCACCTTCCAAATCAAAAAAATTATGCAGATCATCTATATCCGAATTATCACATATATTTTCATTTCTTTGACTATTTAATTTTTCAATTTGTTGATTCAAGCTCTTTATGTCATCAAACATATCCTCTTCCATAATATTGCCAGCTGCCCATTGACAAAAAAGAATCAGTATTGATTCTTTTTTGTAATTTTCCGGTATAGATTCTATATACAAATGAGAAAACTCCGATAAATTCACTAGAAACTCTTCCGTCTGATATTGAATTATATTACTGACAACATTACAATAATAATATACATTAAAATATTTCATCTCAATATTCATAAATTATCCACCACCATAAAATAATTTAATTTCTCTTCCCCAGCACAGTAACCATAAACACATTTCACTCCAACCAACCGCCAAAGCACACCAACATACTCCCTTTAGCTTAACCGCTGGAGCCCTTTGATTAAATCAATTATCTTAATTATCATCTTAATCCTCTCCATCTTTTGTGATAATATCCTCACCTATTTTATTACAGAAAATATGCTCTTCTATCGTTTTGATGCATCCATTAAGATCCTTTTTTATATCTTTTCCCCAGAACCGCAAGACAGACCAGCCTAAATTACGGAGCTGCTTATTCACTTCTTCGTCACGCTCCATGTTTCTGGAAATTTTCCTAAGCCAATAATCACTATTATTACTTTTTTGGAGACGGACTTTCATTTCCTCCCAGTCTTTTCCGTGAAAAAACTCTCCATCACAGAATATGGCTATTTTATATTTTGTAAAAACAATATCGGGATGACCTGGAAGCTTTTTATAATTTTTTCTGTAACGATATCCTCTTGCCCATAAAGCCTTCCTTAGAATCATCTCGATTGCCGTATCTTTAGCTTTTATACGTTTCATATTCTTTTGTCGTTGCTGAGGAGTGAGATTATCCACATTATCACCTCTGGAATATCATATCATTATGGTATTCAATAAAATCTTTTGCTGGTAAGAATTTATCTGGAAGACATATCTGCCTGTGGTTATAACTCATAAACCATCCTCTGGTTTTCTCATCCATCTCAGCATGTATTACAGCATTGGAGACCAAAATCCGAAAATCCTGTGTAATTGTAATCAGCCCTCGATCAAAAGCTTTATCATGTAAAGAATTCAAGCAAATCCCGTTTCGTGGATTTGTCCGTTCTGTCTGTTCATCACTCACTTTCCACGGTTTTATGTGGCTCGCAATAAGCAAATCTGATTTAGACAATCCCGTCACGCAACATCGGCTACCATAAGAATTCAGAACTGTTATTCTAAAGAAATACTGTCCAATTCTTGTTTTCATCAACTGTTCTCTATATACTCCAGGCGGAATATTATCTATATCCCCCATATCTATGATCTCATGAATTTCAAGGTTCTGCATATTCGCTTTGATTAACTGAGCCCGATATGTCAATTCCGTCCAATTGCTGGAAAACTCGGAATATACTTGGGCATCCATTTTGCTTCCATGTGCCATAGCCGTTACATTCCGTTGCTGTAATTTCGTATCAAAATGTGCTAGGTTATGCATCTTTAAACCTACAGAACCTGGGGTTCTGCCCAAAAGCTCTGCAAGCTCAATTATATCTATATTAGATTGACTGATTTTTCCAAACGGTGTACGACAGTACAGATCAAATGCCAGTATTGTTTCATCTCTGCTCCATTTAACTCCATTTCTATTTTTCATATGTAACACCTATCCACCGTTCTGCTCTCTATTTTATCTCAGTAACCTGCCAAATATCCTTGCTAATCTTGAATTTAGCTCCTATAAAAAGACCTTCAAGTTTAGGCTTTGTCTGTAGCTTGTTTTTATCAACCGCAATAGGCATTACTCGCTGTGTCTTCAGATTCATGACAACAATTTTACTATTTCTCTTAACAACCTTCCTGTTTATAGAGTTTATATCTTTTCCAGAATTATCATCGTTCTTTTCTCTAAATTCCATTTCAAGTACCACATTATCTAGTGTAGACTTTGCCAAGTCATATGCCAATTCTTTAGACAACGAATCCAATACGATTACCCCACCAGCTTGATTCAAATTCAGAAAATATTGTCTGATAACATTACGTTTGAGGTCTCCATGTTCTTTCAAAACTTTTAGAGCAGCTAAGAGCAGTTCTTTATTCCTAGCCAATGATCTCTCTGTTGAAACAGCAAAAATATCCTGTTTACTCAAAAAATACTCTGTCAGTTCATAAGGATTGTTTACATTGCTCTCATCATAAGTTAAATAGGCACTCCAGTATAAACGTGCAATCCCCTGCCGGACAAATGCTTTACCCTTTGAAGCCTCATAAAAATATCTTGTTCCAATGCGAGAAACTATTTTATCTTTCCCAGCATCATTTTCGTCATCTTCAAATGCTACATCAATCCCCCACCTCTCCCTCATATAGTCCCAATAAACGTTGTGTGCTAAGAATGCCCACAATCTTAGATCACTTGCCTGCACTGGATTAAGTCTCCCCTTGAAAGCTTCATAAATCCTTATGGCATTTTCACAATCTGTTTTAGAATCTCCTATAAGAAGTTCAACATCAGGAATCATCATACCAGTATTAAATGAATAATTACTAAGTCCTTTTTCTTCAAAATAACTGTCAATCCACTTATCTTTTGAATTGTATAGAAAAACATTGTTGGGTATATCAGACTTAAGCATATCAAGTGCATTATCTTTCATAAAATTAATAATCATACGTACCTCCTGCTTGCTACTATTGTTTTGCGGCCTTGCTTAACAACTCTAGTGACTGAGCCGAGTTATCATTTAGTAGGAGTTGAGCCGTTCCTATTGGGTCGTTAAGTAATTTTTTATACTTATTATCCTCCCCATTTGCAGCCTTTGCAATCAACACCTTTAACGTCTTATACCAAGCATATCGTGATAAATATCCATTTTCACCATGCAACTCATCACGGCATACCTCTGAAATAGCCTGAACAATTGTCGGAACTACATATATTGCATTCAATAATGGTATTTTCCAAGGTTCGTACTCCCCAATAAGATTATACTGTTCATACTGCTTTTTGGGTAAGTGAATCTGTATAGTTGCATATTCCCATTCACAAAACATTACTGAACAATTTTCATCATTTATAAAATGTACAATCGGGTCACCTTTTTTAATAATATCATTCTTATATATTGCATCAAATTTCTGCCTTTCGCCTATGGCCACGGCTTCTCCCTTATTGATGCTAAACGATATTCCTTCAAAATCTTCAGAAAAATCTTCATTAGAAAAGTCCAAAATATTCGTTAATGCAATTATACAAGGGCATAAATCTACTCGTTCATGTACTGTACTAGACGGAATAAAAATATTCTGTCTATTGTCTCTGCTTATTTCCAATTTTCGATACCAGGTGGAAATGCATTGTATTTGTAATGCATAAGCTAAAATCCCTTGTTCCAGCAACTCACTAATTCTGCTATTCGTCACTTCATAACCAATAGATAAATCAAATCCATCATTTCGATTCGTTTTCTTAATATCTGCTTTAAAAATTCCTGACTTATAGTCAATTGCCTGATTACGCAAAATTGGATATGGATAATTCATCGCACTATTCAGCATAAGCAGTCACCTCCAATGGACATCGCTTTACATTATGTAACTCTATGATAAGAATCACTTTTTCACCTTTATCTATATGAGGAATTTTTATAAAATCCTTCTCCAGTTTTAATGCCACCCCTTTATTTACGGCTGACTTAACCTTAGCATTTCTC
The nucleotide sequence above comes from Lacrimispora sp. BS-2. Encoded proteins:
- a CDS encoding ATP-binding protein, whose translation is MSKINDIQNGILQMEGGCYQKLLDCYLHRKYGVDNWSPLGAQLGTDKTTKGTPDAYARTEDGKYVLLMYGTVKSSPFVKIKADIESCLDKRKTGIDISNIEQIICCHTSTRLTAGENKVLHELFSNVKLVGIGELSQDLYYKYQALAKEYLNVSIDTNQILEDVEFIKKSESSAFTTPLSNQLLCREEEKNEVLDFLNSSDVVVISGKSGAGKTRLALEVGREFSKKNNYVFRCVKQNGEPIYEDLKAHFVDEVDYCVFVDDANMLAHLSHLLDICINKSRKYRTKLIITVRDYAYNDILIRIKKQVLPQTYELKPLSDNNIKEILKQEFGVLNSDCIERIVKVSGGNMRLAIMAATSLMEKKVGNLNNIIDIYDFYYQDIVDKMGRALVITGALLALFDSIRLDDSEHIIYKLAATNNISENEIKDAYFELHKLEIVDIYKDLAVKSSEQALSNYLLFLVFYKSKYIRISDAMNICFPKYRGRIVYAFNTLMNLFYSNELQQYDFSEMKKSWGYFSTKNKKVQMEFLSAFYVAVKTETLHFIKQQIEQLPEIHEDFLMYDFESKSNNENIKSEFLRMIAGFKRADEFDDAIQLLLFHLKRNTEQPMDFYFLLKSQLSIDKKSHYYNYKSEFNLLKQFIDYYHQTNSSNVAVLIIYYCKWILQFEFQSIEATSNGGISHTRFGLLDCDGIREIRDLAIEILFQLYNEESGKYRIAVLNVLKSYKYITNYVILHTIIVKVREEFFCKYGF
- a CDS encoding HNH endonuclease, with the translated sequence MNIEMKYFNVYYYCNVVSNIIQYQTEEFLVNLSEFSHLYIESIPENYKKESILILFCQWAAGNIMEEDMFDDIKSLNQQIEKLNSQRNENICDNSDIDDLHNFFDLEGENKKYHGLLKKHEQFKKQNIIRAIWSEGAEYTLQIDKALKFYFDHEPQFTEWLLDSDEELIEDILYEYLGELKLTGWYEAVMEKIAHEMFYILFLNREFLLKFNEYIARTHDNEYSHVYTPKWVERAVFHRDRGKCTFCRRDLTSVYSVMEERGLHYDHIVSLEQGGINDVSNLQLLCDKCNLSKSTGVRTSDIYQNWFDILDDKQ
- a CDS encoding very short patch repair endonuclease; the protein is MDNLTPQQRQKNMKRIKAKDTAIEMILRKALWARGYRYRKNYKKLPGHPDIVFTKYKIAIFCDGEFFHGKDWEEMKVRLQKSNNSDYWLRKISRNMERDEEVNKQLRNLGWSVLRFWGKDIKKDLNGCIKTIEEHIFCNKIGEDIITKDGED
- a CDS encoding HNH endonuclease is translated as MKNRNGVKWSRDETILAFDLYCRTPFGKISQSNIDIIELAELLGRTPGSVGLKMHNLAHFDTKLQQRNVTAMAHGSKMDAQVYSEFSSNWTELTYRAQLIKANMQNLEIHEIIDMGDIDNIPPGVYREQLMKTRIGQYFFRITVLNSYGSRCCVTGLSKSDLLIASHIKPWKVSDEQTERTNPRNGICLNSLHDKAFDRGLITITQDFRILVSNAVIHAEMDEKTRGWFMSYNHRQICLPDKFLPAKDFIEYHNDMIFQR
- a CDS encoding DUF6339 family protein, with the protein product MIINFMKDNALDMLKSDIPNNVFLYNSKDKWIDSYFEEKGLSNYSFNTGMMIPDVELLIGDSKTDCENAIRIYEAFKGRLNPVQASDLRLWAFLAHNVYWDYMRERWGIDVAFEDDENDAGKDKIVSRIGTRYFYEASKGKAFVRQGIARLYWSAYLTYDESNVNNPYELTEYFLSKQDIFAVSTERSLARNKELLLAALKVLKEHGDLKRNVIRQYFLNLNQAGGVIVLDSLSKELAYDLAKSTLDNVVLEMEFREKNDDNSGKDINSINRKVVKRNSKIVVMNLKTQRVMPIAVDKNKLQTKPKLEGLFIGAKFKISKDIWQVTEIK